Proteins from one Salinispora arenicola genomic window:
- a CDS encoding YbjN domain-containing protein produces the protein MSGRSDLGALIESVCGERGLVWESTGPNSYAVTLPGTHKLRTICNLIVGEYALRVEAFVMRQPDERREELWAWLLQRNARMYGVSFSIDAVGDVYLTGRVNPAGVDADELDRLFGAVLTYADESFDTMLEIGFGSSIRREWEWRVRRGESTANLAAFAHLVEPAGGGAGPEAGNTTVAGGSDRS, from the coding sequence GTGAGCGGAAGAAGCGATCTCGGGGCGTTGATCGAGTCGGTCTGCGGGGAGCGGGGTCTGGTCTGGGAGTCCACCGGCCCGAACTCGTACGCGGTGACCCTGCCGGGCACACACAAGCTTCGGACGATCTGCAATTTGATCGTCGGCGAGTACGCGCTGCGGGTCGAGGCGTTCGTGATGCGTCAGCCCGACGAGCGCCGTGAGGAACTGTGGGCGTGGCTGCTTCAGCGCAATGCCCGGATGTACGGGGTGTCGTTTTCCATCGACGCCGTCGGTGATGTCTACCTGACCGGTCGGGTCAACCCGGCGGGCGTGGACGCCGACGAACTGGATCGGCTGTTCGGGGCCGTGCTCACGTACGCCGACGAGTCCTTCGACACGATGCTGGAGATCGGCTTCGGCAGTTCGATCCGGCGCGAATGGGAGTGGCGGGTCAGACGGGGCGAGTCGACCGCCAATCTCGCGGCCTTCGCCCACCTCGTCGAGCCGGCCGGCGGTGGGGCGGGGCCGGAGGCCGGGAACACCACCGTGGCGGGGGGTTCGGACCGTTCCTGA
- the mshA gene encoding D-inositol-3-phosphate glycosyltransferase produces MAEQHTGVGRQRGARPWPRPRRVATLSVHTSPLHQPGTGDAGGMNVYILEVARRLAEADVEVEIFTRATSADVPPVVEMMPGVHVRNIISGPLGGLTKEELPGQLCAFTAGVLRAEASRAAGHYDLIHSHYWLSGQVGWLAKERWGVPLVHTAHTLAKVKNAQLAAGDRPEPKARVIGEEQVVAEADRLVANTKTEAGDLIDRYDADPTRVEVVEPGVDLARFSPAAGDRSRAQALARRRLGLPEHGYVVAFVGRVQPLKAPDVLIRAAAALRQRDPALAEELTVVVCGGPSGSGLDRPTHLIELAASLGVTDSVRFLPPQTGDDLPALYRAADLVAVPSYNESFGLVALEAQACGTPVVAAAVGGLVTAVRDQVSGVLVDGHDPAVWARTLSRLLPDTGLRATLAQGARRHACNFSWDRTVSGLLEVYGEAVAAYGPQSSELATCSC; encoded by the coding sequence GTGGCGGAACAGCACACCGGTGTCGGTCGTCAGCGAGGTGCCCGTCCATGGCCCCGACCCCGCCGCGTCGCGACACTCTCCGTGCACACATCGCCGCTGCACCAGCCCGGCACCGGTGATGCCGGGGGGATGAACGTCTACATCCTCGAAGTCGCACGGCGGCTGGCCGAAGCGGACGTCGAGGTCGAGATCTTCACCCGGGCGACCTCCGCCGATGTGCCACCGGTGGTCGAGATGATGCCGGGCGTGCACGTCCGGAACATCATCTCCGGCCCGCTGGGTGGGTTGACCAAGGAGGAACTGCCCGGCCAGCTCTGTGCGTTCACGGCGGGGGTGCTGCGGGCCGAGGCGTCCCGAGCCGCCGGGCACTACGACCTCATCCACTCGCACTACTGGCTGTCCGGGCAGGTTGGCTGGCTGGCCAAGGAGCGTTGGGGAGTTCCGCTGGTGCACACCGCGCACACCCTCGCCAAGGTCAAGAACGCACAGCTCGCCGCCGGCGACCGGCCGGAGCCCAAGGCTCGGGTGATCGGCGAGGAGCAGGTGGTGGCCGAGGCCGACCGGCTGGTCGCCAACACCAAGACCGAGGCCGGCGACCTGATCGACCGGTACGACGCCGACCCGACCCGCGTCGAGGTGGTCGAGCCGGGTGTGGACCTGGCCCGGTTCAGCCCCGCGGCTGGCGACCGATCCCGGGCGCAGGCCCTCGCCCGCCGTCGGTTGGGCCTCCCCGAGCATGGGTACGTGGTGGCGTTCGTCGGCCGGGTCCAGCCGCTCAAGGCACCGGATGTGCTGATCCGCGCGGCGGCGGCACTGCGTCAGCGGGATCCGGCGCTCGCCGAGGAACTGACCGTGGTCGTCTGCGGTGGCCCCAGCGGTAGCGGGCTCGACCGGCCGACCCACCTGATCGAGCTGGCCGCCTCGTTGGGCGTCACCGACAGCGTACGGTTTCTGCCGCCGCAGACCGGCGACGACCTGCCCGCCCTGTACCGCGCGGCCGACCTGGTAGCGGTCCCGTCCTACAACGAGAGCTTCGGGCTGGTCGCGTTGGAGGCGCAGGCATGCGGCACGCCGGTGGTGGCGGCCGCTGTCGGCGGCTTGGTCACCGCGGTACGTGACCAGGTCAGCGGTGTCCTCGTCGACGGCCATGACCCGGCCGTGTGGGCCCGTACACTGAGCCGTCTGCTGCCGGACACCGGACTGCGTGCGACGTTGGCCCAGGGCGCGCGACGCCATGCCTGCAACTTCTCCTGGGATCGGACGGTCAGCGGCCTGTTGGAGGTCTACGGCGAGGCGGTCGCCGCGTACGGACCCCAATCGTCCGAGCTCGCCACCTGTTCTTGTTGA
- a CDS encoding SDR family oxidoreductase: protein MTSVAVVTGASSGIGAATVRRLAAEGFHVLAAARRTDRLADLVKEVETSGGSATAVSCDVTSDESVASLAAAAATAPGPVTLLVNNAGGARGLDPVETGRVGDWQWMYDVNVLGTLRVTQALLPALVASESGTIVIVSSTAGFTVYEGGGGYAAAKHAQTAVAGTLRLELCGRPVRVVEIDPGMVQTEEFALVRFGGDADRAEAVYAGVPEPLVAEDVADCVAWCATRPHHVNVDRLVVRPLAQAAQHKVHRVG, encoded by the coding sequence ATGACTTCCGTCGCTGTCGTTACCGGGGCATCCAGCGGGATCGGGGCGGCCACCGTCCGCCGGCTCGCCGCCGAGGGATTCCACGTACTGGCTGCCGCCCGGCGCACCGACCGGCTCGCCGACCTGGTCAAGGAGGTCGAGACCAGCGGAGGATCAGCCACCGCGGTCAGCTGCGACGTGACCTCGGACGAGTCGGTGGCCAGCCTCGCCGCCGCGGCGGCGACCGCGCCCGGTCCGGTCACCCTGCTCGTCAACAACGCCGGAGGAGCACGTGGCCTCGATCCGGTGGAGACCGGCAGGGTCGGGGACTGGCAGTGGATGTACGACGTGAACGTCCTGGGCACGCTGCGGGTCACCCAGGCACTTCTGCCGGCCTTGGTGGCCTCCGAGTCCGGCACCATCGTCATCGTTTCGTCGACCGCCGGCTTCACCGTGTACGAGGGCGGCGGCGGCTACGCCGCCGCCAAGCACGCCCAGACCGCGGTCGCCGGCACCCTGCGGCTGGAGCTGTGCGGCCGGCCGGTACGGGTCGTCGAGATAGACCCTGGGATGGTGCAGACCGAGGAGTTCGCGTTGGTCCGTTTCGGTGGGGACGCCGATCGGGCGGAGGCCGTCTACGCCGGAGTGCCCGAGCCGCTGGTCGCCGAGGACGTGGCGGACTGTGTCGCCTGGTGCGCTACCCGCCCGCACCACGTGAACGTGGACCGGCTGGTGGTTCGCCCGTTGGCGCAGGCCGCGCAGCACAAGGTCCACCGCGTCGGTTGA
- a CDS encoding UDP-N-acetylmuramate dehydrogenase, whose translation MSVSEVPQSTSDVHPDAECHLSRYTTLRLGGWATRVVTATSADDIVRGVREAGDRGEQILVLAGGSNVVIGDAGFPGTVVLVRSRGLKVIETDTDTVTVRVEAGEPWDELVAHTVANEWSGLECLSGIPGSTGATPIQNVGAYGQEVAETITGVQVYDRVTGTTARIEARDCGFSYRSSIFKRSDRWVVLSVDFRLARSPLSGPVRYAELARALDVAVGDRVPLAKARAAVLRLRAGKGMVLDAADPDTWSVGSFFTNPVLDRAGYERLRERAADVGEPPSWPGTDGTVKVSAAWLIDKSGFGKGHPGPAGVVTISTKHTLALTHRSGTARTEDLVRLAREIRRGVQARFGVTLHPEPVLVNCAL comes from the coding sequence ATGAGCGTGTCAGAGGTTCCCCAGTCGACATCCGACGTTCACCCCGACGCCGAGTGTCACCTGTCGCGATACACGACGTTGCGTCTCGGCGGCTGGGCCACTCGGGTGGTCACCGCCACCAGTGCGGATGACATCGTCCGAGGTGTGCGCGAGGCGGGGGACCGCGGGGAGCAGATCCTGGTCCTCGCCGGGGGCAGCAACGTGGTGATCGGCGATGCGGGCTTCCCCGGGACAGTGGTGTTGGTCCGGTCTCGGGGCCTCAAGGTCATCGAGACCGACACCGACACGGTCACGGTGCGGGTCGAGGCCGGCGAGCCCTGGGACGAACTGGTCGCCCACACCGTCGCCAACGAGTGGTCGGGCCTGGAGTGCCTGTCCGGGATACCCGGCTCCACCGGCGCGACGCCGATCCAGAACGTCGGCGCGTACGGACAGGAGGTCGCCGAGACCATCACCGGAGTACAGGTATACGACCGGGTGACCGGCACCACCGCGCGGATCGAGGCGCGCGACTGCGGGTTCAGCTACCGGTCCAGCATCTTCAAGCGCAGCGACCGCTGGGTGGTGCTGTCGGTCGACTTCCGCCTCGCCCGATCGCCGCTGTCCGGCCCGGTCCGGTACGCCGAACTCGCTCGGGCGCTTGACGTGGCGGTCGGTGACCGGGTGCCACTGGCGAAGGCCCGCGCCGCCGTGCTGCGGCTACGCGCCGGCAAGGGCATGGTGCTCGACGCCGCCGACCCCGACACCTGGTCGGTCGGCTCGTTCTTCACCAACCCGGTGCTGGACCGGGCCGGGTACGAGCGCCTGCGGGAACGGGCCGCCGACGTCGGCGAGCCACCGTCCTGGCCGGGCACCGACGGCACGGTGAAGGTCAGTGCCGCCTGGTTGATCGACAAGTCCGGCTTCGGCAAGGGCCATCCGGGCCCAGCAGGCGTCGTCACCATCTCCACCAAGCACACCCTGGCACTGACCCACCGTTCCGGCACCGCTCGCACCGAGGACCTGGTGCGCCTGGCCCGCGAGATCCGTCGTGGGGTGCAGGCCCGCTTCGGCGTGACCCTGCACCCCGAACCCGTTCTGGTCAACTGCGCCCTGTGA
- a CDS encoding maleylpyruvate isomerase family mycothiol-dependent enzyme yields the protein MSRSHGTKDFWIGALRVEGPAFAAAIAEAPADTPVLSCPGWTVTDLTRHLAGVYRWVHGNVSTDAVTPPPRRSEPVEPGPGETVLQLWQQAYDELMVCFDALDPEAPAWNWAPQPKKAGFWPRRIAHETAVHRWDAQLAIGAGDPIETKLAADGVSEVLDTCLPAGRRPVHSQWHGVVHLSASDAGQEWFLRLRGEGVALLDTATILDDHDHHARVQVVGTASDLLLALWGRISFDTLTVAGERDLLAGLRTG from the coding sequence ATGAGCAGATCACACGGCACGAAGGACTTCTGGATCGGGGCACTGCGCGTGGAGGGACCGGCCTTCGCCGCCGCGATCGCCGAAGCGCCCGCCGACACCCCGGTGCTGTCCTGTCCCGGCTGGACAGTGACCGACCTGACTCGGCACCTGGCGGGTGTCTACCGCTGGGTACACGGAAACGTGTCGACCGATGCCGTCACCCCACCACCGCGCCGGTCCGAGCCGGTGGAGCCCGGTCCGGGCGAGACCGTCCTCCAGCTGTGGCAGCAGGCGTACGACGAGTTGATGGTGTGTTTCGACGCGCTCGATCCGGAGGCACCGGCGTGGAACTGGGCACCACAGCCGAAGAAGGCCGGATTCTGGCCTCGCCGGATCGCGCACGAGACGGCGGTGCACCGCTGGGACGCCCAGCTTGCCATCGGTGCCGGGGATCCGATCGAGACGAAGCTCGCGGCGGACGGGGTCAGCGAGGTACTCGACACCTGTCTGCCGGCGGGGCGGCGTCCGGTGCACAGCCAGTGGCACGGGGTGGTGCACCTGTCGGCCTCCGACGCGGGTCAGGAGTGGTTCCTGCGGTTGCGCGGCGAAGGGGTTGCCCTGCTGGACACCGCCACCATTCTCGATGACCACGATCATCACGCCCGGGTCCAGGTCGTCGGCACGGCCAGCGATCTCCTGCTCGCACTCTGGGGACGGATCAGCTTCGACACGCTGACGGTGGCGGGCGAACGCGACCTGCTGGCCGGTCTCCGGACTGGCTGA
- a CDS encoding ABC transporter substrate-binding protein — protein MGATNRRRLAAVALAAATTLLVTTACGNGDDAGDGTITLTVDVFGQFGYDELYQQYMDDNPGVTIVERGTGGNLDEYSPKLTQWLAAGKGAGDIVAIEEGLLVEYKANPDNFVNLLDHDAGELQGNFLDWKWNAGLTADGAHLIGLGTDVGGMAMCYRTDLFAEAGLPTERDAVSALWPTWADYIRVGERFTAAKTGAAFLDAATNTFSTIVLQTAGNTNGYHYYDTDDELVVDTNPAVRQAWDTTMDIIDSGLSGRYSAWSEEWVSAFKQATFATIACPAWMTGVIEGNTGTAGAGKWDIARVPGDGGNWGGSYLAVPKQSRHQAEAVKLAMFLTSAEGQIGAFKAKGPLPSSPQALGDPAVTEATNAYFSDAPVGQIFAAGAKGLKPVYMGPKNQAVRTEVENAVRTVELGQRTPEQGWSDAVANAKKAAAK, from the coding sequence ATGGGTGCCACCAACCGCCGCCGCCTCGCCGCGGTCGCCCTCGCAGCCGCCACCACCCTGCTCGTCACCACCGCCTGCGGAAACGGCGACGACGCGGGCGACGGCACGATCACACTCACCGTCGACGTCTTCGGTCAATTCGGCTACGACGAGCTATACCAGCAGTACATGGACGACAACCCCGGTGTGACGATCGTCGAGCGGGGCACCGGTGGCAACCTCGACGAGTACTCCCCCAAGCTCACCCAGTGGCTGGCCGCCGGAAAAGGTGCCGGCGACATCGTCGCCATCGAGGAGGGCCTGCTGGTCGAATACAAGGCCAACCCGGACAACTTCGTCAACCTGCTCGACCACGACGCGGGCGAGTTGCAGGGCAACTTCCTGGACTGGAAGTGGAACGCCGGGCTCACCGCGGACGGTGCGCACCTGATCGGGCTCGGCACCGATGTCGGCGGCATGGCGATGTGCTACCGCACGGACCTGTTCGCCGAGGCCGGGCTGCCAACCGAACGGGACGCCGTCTCCGCACTCTGGCCGACCTGGGCGGACTACATCCGCGTCGGCGAGAGGTTCACCGCCGCGAAGACCGGGGCGGCGTTCCTGGACGCCGCCACCAACACGTTCAGCACGATCGTGTTGCAGACGGCTGGCAACACGAACGGCTACCACTACTACGACACCGACGACGAGCTCGTCGTAGACACCAACCCGGCCGTGCGGCAGGCGTGGGACACCACCATGGACATCATCGACTCCGGCCTGTCCGGAAGGTACAGCGCGTGGTCGGAGGAGTGGGTCTCCGCCTTCAAACAGGCCACGTTCGCCACCATCGCCTGCCCCGCCTGGATGACCGGCGTCATCGAGGGCAACACCGGAACCGCGGGCGCGGGCAAGTGGGACATCGCCCGGGTGCCCGGCGACGGTGGCAACTGGGGCGGCTCGTACCTCGCCGTACCGAAACAAAGCCGGCACCAGGCGGAAGCCGTCAAACTGGCCATGTTCCTGACCAGCGCCGAAGGGCAGATCGGGGCGTTCAAGGCCAAGGGCCCGCTGCCCTCGTCGCCGCAGGCACTCGGCGACCCCGCGGTCACCGAAGCCACCAACGCGTACTTCTCCGACGCCCCGGTCGGGCAGATCTTCGCCGCCGGCGCCAAGGGGTTGAAGCCGGTCTACATGGGCCCGAAGAACCAGGCCGTCCGCACCGAGGTGGAAAACGCGGTCCGCACCGTCGAGCTCGGTCAGCGGACCCCCGAGCAGGGCTGGAGCGACGCAGTGGCGAACGCGAAGAAGGCCGCCGCCAAGTAG
- a CDS encoding carbohydrate ABC transporter permease: MSVQLDARPPTPAAPPGRTTRLHRLSRMDLRWSPYLLIAPFFLLFAIFGAYPLGYTLWVSLHDWDLLGSDPTFVGADNYTALLADSDFWHAVVNTLGIFVLSTLPQLLAALWLANLLNRQLRARTGWRMAVLVPNVTSTAAVAIVFGVLFGREFGMVNWLLDLVGVDAIDWKSNRYASWFAISTMVDWRWTGYNALIFLAAMQAIPRDLYESAAIDGAGRIRQFWSITAPLLTPTIIFVAIISTIGGLQLFTEPRLFHSGPNPIRGGPLRESQTMTMYMFENAFAPYYNFGYGSAVAWLLFVLIAAVATVNVLVIRRLGNGGRKGGRG, encoded by the coding sequence ATGAGCGTGCAGCTTGACGCCCGGCCGCCCACACCGGCGGCACCTCCCGGCCGAACCACCCGCCTCCACCGGCTCAGCCGGATGGACCTGCGCTGGTCGCCCTACCTGCTGATTGCCCCGTTCTTCCTGCTGTTCGCGATCTTCGGGGCGTACCCGCTGGGGTACACGCTCTGGGTCTCCCTGCACGACTGGGACCTGCTCGGCAGCGACCCCACCTTCGTCGGGGCGGACAACTACACCGCCCTGCTGGCCGACTCGGACTTCTGGCACGCCGTGGTCAACACCCTCGGCATCTTCGTTCTCTCCACGCTTCCCCAGTTGCTCGCCGCGCTGTGGCTGGCGAACCTGCTCAACCGGCAGCTGCGCGCCAGGACCGGCTGGCGGATGGCGGTGCTGGTCCCGAACGTCACCTCCACGGCCGCGGTGGCGATCGTCTTCGGGGTACTCTTCGGACGCGAGTTCGGCATGGTCAACTGGCTACTCGATCTGGTCGGCGTCGACGCGATCGACTGGAAGTCCAACCGCTACGCCTCCTGGTTCGCGATCTCGACCATGGTCGACTGGCGGTGGACCGGCTACAACGCGCTGATCTTTCTGGCAGCCATGCAGGCCATCCCGCGCGACCTGTACGAGTCGGCGGCGATCGACGGCGCCGGCCGGATCCGACAGTTCTGGTCGATCACCGCCCCACTGCTGACGCCGACGATCATCTTCGTCGCCATCATCTCCACCATCGGCGGTCTGCAACTCTTCACCGAGCCGCGCCTCTTCCACTCCGGGCCGAACCCGATCCGCGGCGGGCCTCTGCGGGAGTCGCAGACGATGACCATGTACATGTTCGAGAACGCGTTCGCCCCCTACTACAACTTCGGCTACGGCTCGGCAGTCGCGTGGCTGCTGTTCGTCCTCATCGCCGCGGTGGCAACGGTCAACGTGCTGGTCATCCGCCGGCTGGGAAACGGCGGAAGGAAGGGAGGACGGGGATGA